The Janthinobacterium tructae genome contains the following window.
CGTGAGGGCATCGATGGCGGTGGGGCTGGCAAGGGTGTTGGCTATGAGTGCCGCCTGCGGCGAGGCGGCGATATCGTGGCGCGCGACGAAATAGCCGGAGCCGCGCCGCGACGACAGCAAGCCCAGGTTGACCAGGCGGTCATACGATTCGACGACGGTAAAGGTCGATACGCCATTGCAGCGGGCGAACTGGCGCACGGACGGCATGCGCGTGCCGATGCGCAGGGCGCGGCTGCCCACCATGACGCTGATGGCGATGACGATCTGCTCGACGAGGCCGCCCTTTTTCTGGCGGTCGATGTCCAGCACGGGCCAGCCACTGCCTTGCTCGGGGGCATCGTCTGTGCTGTCGCTGTGCTTCACGGTGGCTCCTTATGCTGCCTTGCACAAAACTGTAGTGGTTTTTCGACCTGTACGGTTGGGGTACTTTGCCGTTTGTGTATCTGTGCCATTGGAGATGGCCTGTCTATTATTACATCAGCTTTTTGCCAACTGGTAAATTATTTTACGCTTCGTCAAAAACGATGCTGGCGCCGCGCCAGCCCATCCCAAGGAGAAGATCATGAACGAAACAAGGCCGGAATCGATGTCGGCATTCTGGATGCCGTTTACGAACAACCGCGATTTCAAGGCCAACCCGCGCTTGCTGGTGTCGGCCGAAGGCATGTATTACAAGGACGTCGATGGCAACGCCATCCTCGATGGCACTGCCGGCCTGTGGTGTGTGCCGTGCGGCCATGCGCAGCCGCAGATCGTCGGCGCCATCCGCGAGATGGTGGGCCAGCTCGATTTCGCCCCCACCTTCCAGATGGGCCATCCGGCCGCCTTCGACCTGGCGGAAAAACTGATGGACTACACGGGGCATAAATTTGGCCACGTCTTCTACACGAACTCCGGTTCCGAAGCCGTCGACACGGCGTTAAAAATCGCGCTGGCCTATCACCGCGTGCGCGGCGAGGGCGCACGTACGCGCCTGATCGGCCGCGAACGCGGTTATCACGGCGTGGGCTTCGGCGGCATTTCCGTGGGCGGCATCGGCGGCAACCGCAAGACTTTCGGCCCCTTGCTGCCGGGCGTGGACCACCTGCCGCACACGCACAACCTGGACAAGAACGCCTATACGGTGGGCGAGCCCGAATACGGCACCCACCTGGCCGATGAACTGGAACGCATCGTCGCCCTGCACGACGCCTCGACGATCGCCGCCGTCATCGTCGAGCCGGTGGCCGGCTCCACGGGCGTGCTGATCCCGCCGAAAGGCTATCTGAAACGCTTGCGCGAGCTGTGTACCAAACACGGCATCCTGCTCATCTTCGATGAAGTGATCACGGGTTTCGGCCGCATGACGACGCCGTTCGCCGCCGACTATTTCGACGTCGAGCCGGACCTGATGACGACGGCCAAGGGCCTGACCAACGGCATGGTGCCGATGGGTGCCGTCTTCAGCAAAAAGTATATCCACGACGCCTTCATGGATGCGCCACCGGGCATCGAACTGTTCCACGGCTACACGTATTCCGGCCACCCGCTCGCTTGCGCCGCCTCGCTGGCCACCCTGCAAGTGTTCGAGGAGCAGGACATCCTCGGCCACGCGAAAAACATGCAGGCGTATTGGCAGGATGCCGTGCATTCCCTGAAAGGCTTGCCGCACGTGATCGACCTGCGCAGCATCGGCCTGATCGCCGGCATCGAACTCGATCCCATCGCCGGCAAGCCCGGCACGCGCGCCTTCAACGCCTTCAAGCAGGCCTTCGCCGACGGCGTGCTGATACGCACGACGGGCGACATCATCGCCCTGTCGCCGCCGCTGGTGCTGGAAAAACAGCATGTCGACGAGCTGTTCGGCAAGCTGGCGACCGTGCTGAAAAACCTCGATTAAGGAAGCCCCATGACTGATCTCGATACGATTACCCACTACATCAACGGCGCCAAAGTCGACACGCAAAGTGGCCGCTACGGCGACGTCTACAACCCCGCACTGGGCGTACCCGTGGCCCGCGTGGCCTTGGGTACCGTGGAAGACGTGGATGCGGCCGTGCAGGCCGCCGCCGCCGCCTTTCCCTCCTGGTCGGCCACGCCGCCATTGACGCGCGCGCGCGTGCTGTTTCGCTACCTGCAGCTGTGCCAGCAGCACACGGACGACTTTGCCGCCATGCTCACGCGCGAACATGGCAAGACCTTTGCCGATGCCCAGGGCGAAGTGGCGCGCGGCATCGAGATGGTGGAATTTGCCGTCGGCATCCCGCAATTGTTAAAGGGCGAATTCACGGACCAGATTTCGCGCGGCATCGACGCCTGGTCCATGCGCCAGGCGCTGGGCGTGGTAGCCGGCATCACGCCATTCAACTTCCCTGTGATGGTGCCGATGTGGATGTTTCCGGTGGCGATTGCCTGCGGCAATACCTTCGTCTTGAAACCGTCCGAGCGCGATCCGTCGGCCTCCCTGCTGCACGCCAAATTGCTGAAGGAGGCGGGCTTGCCCGACGGCGTCTTCAACGTGGTGCAGGGCGATAAAGTGACCGTTGATGCCTTGCTCGACCACCCCGTGGTGCAGGCGATCAGCTTTGTCGGCTCGACGCCGATTGCCGAATACATCTATGCGCGCGGCAGCGCCAGCGGCAAGCGCGTGCAGGCGCTGGGCGGCGCGAAGAACCACATGGTGGTGATGCCCGACGCTGACATGGACATGACGGTCGACGCGCTGATCGGCGCGGCCTACGGTTCGGCGGGCGAACGCTGCATGGCTATCTCTGTGGTGGTGGCCGTGGGCGACGCGGGCGACAAGTTGATCGACGCACTGGCAACGCGCACGGCCGCACTGAAAGTGCGCGACGGCATGGAAGATGGTGCGGAAATGGGACCGGTCGTGTCGCTGGCCGCCAAGCAGCGCATCGAAAAACTCATCGCCTCGGGCGTGGAGCAGGGCGCGACTTTGGTGGTCGATGGCCGCAACCATGTGGTGGCGGGCCGCGAGAACGGCTTCTTTGTCGGCGGTACTTTATTTGACCACGTCACGCGCGACATGAGCATCTACAAGGAAGAGATTTTCGGTCCCGTGCTGTGCGTGCTCCGGTGTCCTGACGTGGTGCATGCGGTGGAGCTGATCAACGCCAACGAGTATGGCAACGGCGTGGCCATCTACACGCGCGATGGCGGCGTGGCGCGCGAGTTCGTGCGCCAGATCCAGGTCGGCATGGTGGGCGTCAACATCCCCTTGCCCGTGCCGATGGCCTTCAACAGCTTTGGCGGCTGGAAGCGCAGCATGTTCGGCGACCACCACGCGTATGGACCCGAAGGCGTGCGTTTCTACACGCGCCACAAGGCGGTGATGCAGCGCTGGCCGAACACGGCAAGCGCTGGTGTGGAATTTGCTTTTCCCCAGATGAAGTAAAGGTTTCAAATTACGAGCCGGCCGCACATAACAAGAGGAATACGCGATGATCGAGTCTTTGAACTATTTGCCGCATCCCGCCCTGCCCAACGAGGAACTGGCGGGCCATTTCACCGATCTGGCGCCGCCCCTGACGGCACGCCAGGCGGCCATCGAAAGCGCCCGCTGCCTGTACTGCTACGATGCGCCGTGCAGCCGCATCTGTCCGTCGGAAATCGACGTGGCCAGCTTCATCCGCAACATTCACGACAAGAACATCAACGGCGCCGCCGCCGGCATCCTGAAACAGAATATCCTGGGCGGCAGCTGCGCCCGCGTCTGCCCCACGGAGATCCTGTGCGAGGATGTCTGCGTGCGCAACCACGACGCGGAAGGCCAGCCTGTGAAAATCGGCCTGTTGCAGCGCTACGCCGTCGACCACATGCATTTTGCGGCGCACCCGTTCCAGCGGGCGGCAAGCACGGGCAAGACGATCGCCATCGTCGGCGCGGGCCCGGCCGGCTTGTCGTGCGCGCACCGTCTGGCCATGCTGGGGCACGACGTGGTGATCTTTGAAAAAGAGGACAAGGCGGGCGGCCTGAATGAATACGGCATCGCCAAGTACAAGCTGACGGACGATTTCGCGCAAAAGGAAATCGACTTCCTGCTGGGCATCGGCGGCATCGAGATCCGATGTCGCCAGGTGCTGGGCGAGAACCTGCAGCTGCGCGACCTGCACGCGCAGTACGATGCCGTGTTCCTCGGCCTGGGCCTGGGCGCCAGCCGCAAGCTGGGCCTGACGGGCGAAGATGCGCCGGGTCTCTTGGCCGCCGTCGATTACATCGCCGCGCTGCGCCAGGCCGACGACCTGGCCGCGCTGCCCGTACCGAAACGCGCCATCGTGATTGGCGCCGGCAATACGGCCATCGACATGGCCGTGCAGATCCAGCGCCTGGGCGCCGAGGAAGTCACCCTGGTCTACCGGCGCGGCTTCGACGCCATGACGGCCACCCACCATGAGCAGGACATCGCCAAGGCCAACCAGGTGCGCATGCTGACGTGGGCCCAGCCACAGCAGGTGCTGCTCGATACTGCCGGCAAGGTGGTGGGCATGCGTTTCGAGAAAACGCGGATGCAGGGCACGCGCCTGGCGGGCACGGGCGAAACGTTCGACGTGGCGGCCGACGCCATCTTCAAGGCCATCGGCCAGAGCCTCGACACCGACGTGCTGCACGACCCGATGGCGTCGCTGCTGCAGCGCGAAGGCGACAAGATCGCCGTCGATGCGGGTTTTCGCACGGTGCTGCCGGGGATCTACGCGGGCGGCGACTGCGTGGCGCTGGGACAGGACTTGACGGTGCAGGCCGTCCAGCATGGCAAGCTGGCCGCACTGGCCATCCATTCCGATTTCTTCAATAAAGTGGAGGCTGCATAATGGCTGATCTCAGCATCGAATTTTGCGGCATCAAGGCGCCGAATCCCTTCTGGCTGGCGTCCGCGCCGCCGACCGACAAGGCCTACAACGTGGTGCGCGCCTTCGAGGCGGGGTGGGGCGGCGTGGTGTGGAAAACCCTGGGTGAAGACCCTGCCGCCGTCAACGTCTCGTCGCGCTACTCCGCGCTGTATGGCAAGAACCGCGAAGTGGTGGGTTTCAATAACATTGAACTGATCACCGACCGCTCGCTGGAGATCAACCTGCGCGAAATCACGCAGGTGAAAAAGGACTGGCCCGACCGCGCCATGATCGTCTCGCTGATGCTGCCGTGCGAAGAGCACTACTGGGCCGACATTTTGCCGAAGGTGGAAGCGACAGGAGCGGACGGCATCGAGCTCAATTTCGGCTGCCCGCACGGCATGCCGGAGCGGGGCATGGGCGCGGCCGTGGGCCAGGTGCCCGAGTATGTGCAGATGGTCACCGCCTGGTGCAAGAAGCACAGCAAGTTACCCGTCATCGTCAAGCTCACGCCGAATATCACGGACGTGCGCATGCCGGCGCGCGCGGCCAAGGCGGGCGGCGCCGACGCCGTCTCTCTGATCAATACCATCAACTCGATTACCTCGCTCGACCTGGACCGCATGGTGGCCTTGCCCATCGTGGGCGGCGCCAGCACGCACGGCGGCTATTGCGGGTCTGCCGTCAAGCCGATCGCCCTGAACATGGTGGCGGAAATCGCCCGCGATCCGCAAACGCGCGGCTTGCCCATTTCCGGCATCGGCGGCATCGGCAACTGGCGCGACGCGGCCGAATTCATCGCCCTGGGTGCCGGCTGCGTGCAGGTGTGCACGGCCGCCATGCTGCATGGTTTCCGCATCGTCGACGAGATGAAGGATGGCTTGTCGCGCTGGATGGACGAGAAGGGCTATGCGCGCATCAGCGATTTTTCCGGCAAGGCCGTGGCCAACACGACGGACTGGAAATACCTGGACATGAATTACCAGGTCATCGCGCACATCAACCAGGACGACTGCATCAAATGCGGCAAGTGCTATGTGGCCTGCGAAGACACCTCGCACCAGTCGATTGCGCAACTGATCGACGCCGCCGGCACGCGCACGTATGAAGTGATCAAGGAGGAATGCGTGGGCTGCAACCTGTGCGAAATCACCTGTCCGGTGCAGGGCTGCATCACGATGGTGCCGCAGGCCACGGGCAAGCCATACATGAACTGGACGCAGGATCCCAGGAATCCACGGGCGTTGGCGGAAACGGCGTAGGGCACGTTTTTTGCGTACGTTTATTTTATAAACTGTTGCCTGTCTTTGCAGTAAGCTAGACTGCCGCAGTTTACACAATGCCGTATCCCTGGCGTCATTCAAGATGCCGGCGGCCTAACCGATGGAGAACACCTGTGAACCACGACTATTCAGGCAATACGCAGCTGTGGAATGAAGATCTGGCGCCCACCACGGCAGCGCAGCGCACCTGGCGCTGGTATCACTTTGCCGCGCTGTGGGTGGGCATGGTGATGTGCATTCCCGCCTACACCCTGTCGGCCAGCCTGATCGACAGCGGCATGTCCGGCTACCAGGCCGTGCTCACGGTATTTCTCGCCAACGCCATCGTGCTCCTGCCCATGCTCTTGATCGGCCATGCGGGCACCAAGTACGGCATCCCGTATGCCGTGCTGGCGCGCGCCTCGTTCGGCACCATGGGCGCGCGCCTGCCGGCGCTGATGCGCGCCATCGTCGCCTGCGGCTGGTACGGCATCCAGACCTGGTTCGGCGGCCAGATGATCTACACCCTGATGGGCGTCTTGATGGGGCATGAACTGGGCGGCGAGAAGATCGCGGGCCTGGGCATCAACGGCAGCCAGTTGCTGTGCTTCCTGGCTTTCTGGGCCATCCAGTTCTATTACATCCTGCACGGCATGGAGTCGATCCGCAAGCTCGAAACCTATACGGCACCGCTGAAAATCCTCATCTGCTTCGTGCTGCTGTACTGGGTGCACAGCAAGGCTGGTGGCGTGGGGGCGCTGCTGGACCAGCCATCGCAGTTTATCCCGGGCGGCAAGAAGGCGGGCCAGTTCTGGAGCGTCTTCTGGCCATCGCTGACGGCCATGGTGGGTTTCTGGGCCACCCTGGCACTGAACATTCCCGACTTCACGCGCTTCGCCAAGACGCAGCGCGACCAGGTGATCGGCCAGTCCGTCGGCTTGCCCGTGCCCATGGGATTGCTGGCCATGCTGGCCGTGATCGTCACTGCCGGCTCCGTGGTCATGTACGGCAAGGCCATCTGGGACCCCGTCGACCTGGCCAGCCGCATGACGGGCGCCGCCGTGCTGGTCGCCCTGATCATCCTGCTGATCGACACGGTCAGCGTCAACCTGGCGGCCAACCTGGTGGGCCCGGCGTACGACTTTTCCTCGCTGGCGCCGAAGCAGATTTCCTACAAGATGGGCGGCTACATCACGGCCTTCATCGCCATCGTCATGATGCCGTGGAAAGTGCTCGAATCGACGCAGGGCTATATCTTCACGTGGCTGATCGGCTACTCGGCCTTGCTGGGCCCCATCGCCGGCATCCTCATCGTCGACTATTATTTTGTGCGCAAGACGCAGCTCGACGTCAGGCAGTTGTACCGCGATGACGGCATCTACTCGTATGGCAATGGCTGGAACATGGCGGCGCTGATCGCCTTTGTCATCGCCGTGCTGCCGAATATCCCGGGCTTTCTGAACGCGGCCTTTCCCACGGCGTTTCCCGGCGTGGCCGAAGGCTTTAAAACCATTTATACCTACGCCTGGTTCGTGGGCGTGGCCATCGCCGCAGTCGTCTACGGCGTCATGATGAAGGGCAAGGCGGCAGCACGCGTGCAGCAGGCACCGCAGTCCTGATCTTTTCGAGAAGGAGACAAGATGACTACACTGATACGTGGCGGTACCGTCGTCAACGCCGACCGGGCCTTCCGCGCCGATGTGCTGATCGAGGGCGACACGATTGCCGCCGTCGGCGAAGACTTGCCGGTGCCGGTGGGCGCCACCGTGATCGACGCGGGCGGCCTGTACGTGATGCCGGGCGGGATCGACACCCACACGCACATGAATTTGCCCTTCATGGGCACCGTGACGTCGGACGACTTTTTCACGGGCACGGCGGCGGGACTGGCGGGCGGCACCACCACCATCATGGACTTCGTCATTCCTGCCCCGAAGCAGTCGCTGATCGAGGCGTATCATCAGTGGCGCGCATGGTCGGCCAAGGCGGCCGGCGACTACACCTTCCACGTGGCCATCACCTGGTGGAGCGAGCAGGTTCATGAGGAAATGGGAGTGCTGGTGCGCGAGCATGGCGTAAACAGCTTCAAGCACTTCATGGCCTACAAAAATGCCATCATGGCCGACGATGAAACGCTGGTG
Protein-coding sequences here:
- a CDS encoding aspartate aminotransferase family protein is translated as MNETRPESMSAFWMPFTNNRDFKANPRLLVSAEGMYYKDVDGNAILDGTAGLWCVPCGHAQPQIVGAIREMVGQLDFAPTFQMGHPAAFDLAEKLMDYTGHKFGHVFYTNSGSEAVDTALKIALAYHRVRGEGARTRLIGRERGYHGVGFGGISVGGIGGNRKTFGPLLPGVDHLPHTHNLDKNAYTVGEPEYGTHLADELERIVALHDASTIAAVIVEPVAGSTGVLIPPKGYLKRLRELCTKHGILLIFDEVITGFGRMTTPFAADYFDVEPDLMTTAKGLTNGMVPMGAVFSKKYIHDAFMDAPPGIELFHGYTYSGHPLACAASLATLQVFEEQDILGHAKNMQAYWQDAVHSLKGLPHVIDLRSIGLIAGIELDPIAGKPGTRAFNAFKQAFADGVLIRTTGDIIALSPPLVLEKQHVDELFGKLATVLKNLD
- a CDS encoding CoA-acylating methylmalonate-semialdehyde dehydrogenase — protein: MTDLDTITHYINGAKVDTQSGRYGDVYNPALGVPVARVALGTVEDVDAAVQAAAAAFPSWSATPPLTRARVLFRYLQLCQQHTDDFAAMLTREHGKTFADAQGEVARGIEMVEFAVGIPQLLKGEFTDQISRGIDAWSMRQALGVVAGITPFNFPVMVPMWMFPVAIACGNTFVLKPSERDPSASLLHAKLLKEAGLPDGVFNVVQGDKVTVDALLDHPVVQAISFVGSTPIAEYIYARGSASGKRVQALGGAKNHMVVMPDADMDMTVDALIGAAYGSAGERCMAISVVVAVGDAGDKLIDALATRTAALKVRDGMEDGAEMGPVVSLAAKQRIEKLIASGVEQGATLVVDGRNHVVAGRENGFFVGGTLFDHVTRDMSIYKEEIFGPVLCVLRCPDVVHAVELINANEYGNGVAIYTRDGGVAREFVRQIQVGMVGVNIPLPVPMAFNSFGGWKRSMFGDHHAYGPEGVRFYTRHKAVMQRWPNTASAGVEFAFPQMK
- a CDS encoding NAD(P)-dependent oxidoreductase, with protein sequence MIESLNYLPHPALPNEELAGHFTDLAPPLTARQAAIESARCLYCYDAPCSRICPSEIDVASFIRNIHDKNINGAAAGILKQNILGGSCARVCPTEILCEDVCVRNHDAEGQPVKIGLLQRYAVDHMHFAAHPFQRAASTGKTIAIVGAGPAGLSCAHRLAMLGHDVVIFEKEDKAGGLNEYGIAKYKLTDDFAQKEIDFLLGIGGIEIRCRQVLGENLQLRDLHAQYDAVFLGLGLGASRKLGLTGEDAPGLLAAVDYIAALRQADDLAALPVPKRAIVIGAGNTAIDMAVQIQRLGAEEVTLVYRRGFDAMTATHHEQDIAKANQVRMLTWAQPQQVLLDTAGKVVGMRFEKTRMQGTRLAGTGETFDVAADAIFKAIGQSLDTDVLHDPMASLLQREGDKIAVDAGFRTVLPGIYAGGDCVALGQDLTVQAVQHGKLAALAIHSDFFNKVEAA
- the preA gene encoding NAD-dependent dihydropyrimidine dehydrogenase subunit PreA, which encodes MADLSIEFCGIKAPNPFWLASAPPTDKAYNVVRAFEAGWGGVVWKTLGEDPAAVNVSSRYSALYGKNREVVGFNNIELITDRSLEINLREITQVKKDWPDRAMIVSLMLPCEEHYWADILPKVEATGADGIELNFGCPHGMPERGMGAAVGQVPEYVQMVTAWCKKHSKLPVIVKLTPNITDVRMPARAAKAGGADAVSLINTINSITSLDLDRMVALPIVGGASTHGGYCGSAVKPIALNMVAEIARDPQTRGLPISGIGGIGNWRDAAEFIALGAGCVQVCTAAMLHGFRIVDEMKDGLSRWMDEKGYARISDFSGKAVANTTDWKYLDMNYQVIAHINQDDCIKCGKCYVACEDTSHQSIAQLIDAAGTRTYEVIKEECVGCNLCEITCPVQGCITMVPQATGKPYMNWTQDPRNPRALAETA
- a CDS encoding NCS1 family nucleobase:cation symporter-1; this translates as MNHDYSGNTQLWNEDLAPTTAAQRTWRWYHFAALWVGMVMCIPAYTLSASLIDSGMSGYQAVLTVFLANAIVLLPMLLIGHAGTKYGIPYAVLARASFGTMGARLPALMRAIVACGWYGIQTWFGGQMIYTLMGVLMGHELGGEKIAGLGINGSQLLCFLAFWAIQFYYILHGMESIRKLETYTAPLKILICFVLLYWVHSKAGGVGALLDQPSQFIPGGKKAGQFWSVFWPSLTAMVGFWATLALNIPDFTRFAKTQRDQVIGQSVGLPVPMGLLAMLAVIVTAGSVVMYGKAIWDPVDLASRMTGAAVLVALIILLIDTVSVNLAANLVGPAYDFSSLAPKQISYKMGGYITAFIAIVMMPWKVLESTQGYIFTWLIGYSALLGPIAGILIVDYYFVRKTQLDVRQLYRDDGIYSYGNGWNMAALIAFVIAVLPNIPGFLNAAFPTAFPGVAEGFKTIYTYAWFVGVAIAAVVYGVMMKGKAAARVQQAPQS